The following is a genomic window from Pseudothermotoga thermarum DSM 5069.
TTGAACATAATTGCAAGGTCGTGTTCATAGCGTTCTTTTGCTTGCTGTAAAACTATTTCTCTTGCTTCTTCAACGGTCATGCCAGCAAGTTGGGTTAGTTTTTCGCTGATTTCCTTTTCCTTTTGTTCGAGAATCTTTTTCTGCGATTCAAGTTGGTTCTTCAAGAGTTCAACGGCAGCTTCTTTTTTCTCAACCACTTCTTCTCGCTTTGAAATAAGTTCCTCGCGCCTCAAAAGTCTTTCTTCTAAAGCTCTTAGCTCTGCTTCTCTTTTCCTTCGCTCTTCTTCAAATTCTTCCTTCATTCTGTGAATTTCTTCTCTTGCTTCGACGATCGCTTTTTTCTTCATTTCTTGAGCTTCTTGTTCTGCTTTCTTTAAAATTGCCGTTGCATCCTGTTGAGCAGCCTTTATTCTTTTTTCTATTCCTGATTTGGCAACAAGATATCCAACAAAAATTCCGGCAAGTGCACTCACTGCCACGAGAACTATCGTCATTCGTCAGCACCTCCTACTTCAGTGTCTAAAAGTTCTAGAAGATCTGGTGTAAAACCCCTTCGAAACAAATACTCTCTGGCTTTAGACTTGTCAACCCTATGAAGGTTTAAAATTCTTTTCATGATTTGCAACACATCGTTTTCCCTCAAGACCTCATCTATGGCTTTTTCAACGGTTGCTTCGTCAACTTTCAATTCTTTCAACTTCATCTTGATCCTGAAAGGTCCGTATCCTTCAACGTTCAGCATGTGATCTGCGAAAAGTTTTGCAAATTTTTCATCGTTTATTATTCCTTTTTTCTCCAGCTCTTGGATGACTTTTTCGACGATTGCTTCATCAAATCCAGCTTCAAGGAGCCTTATTTTCAGCTCCCACTTTGAACGTAAGCGGTATTTTAAAAGTCTTTTAGCGCGTTCAAGGGCTTTTTCGAACATTTGTTCATCCATTGTCGGCTCTTTTGATCAAAGGCAAGTTGTATTTTTGCCTGATTTTGTTTTCAATTTCATCGGCAATCTGTGGATTTTCTTGCAAGAAAGCCACAACGTTGCTTTTGCCTTGGCCAAGGGTGTATTCCTTTCCGGAATCGGATACGTAGAAGAACCAGCTGCCTTTTCGTTGTATCAAACCTTCCGCCACGCCGACGTTGAATATCTCGTTTTCCCTCACGATACCCTTTCCATAGATGATGTCAAAATCGGCTTTTTTGAACGGTGGGGCGACTTTGTTTTTCACGACCTTTGCGTTGACGGTGTTTCCGATTATTTCCGTTCCTTCTTTTATCGGTTCTCCTTTTCTGACCTCGATTCTCAGCGAAGCGTAGAACTTCAACGCAAGTCCACCAGTGGTGGTTTCTGGGCTTCCGTACATAACGCCTATTCTCATGCGTATTTGGTTTGTGAATATCACAATAGCCTTGGAGCGGCTGACGCTTCCTGCTATTTTCCTAAGAGCTTGTGACATCAACCTTGCTTGAAGTCCAACCTGCAGATCTCCCATGCTTCCTTCTATTTCCACTCTTGGTACCAACGCTGCAACGGAATCAACCACAACCAAGTCGACTGCGTTACTTCTTACGAGTTCATCTACTATTTCCAAGGCTTGCTCTCCATAGTCAGGTTGGGATATCAGCAAGGTTTTAAGATCAACGCCAAGAGCCTTCGCATAGGTTGGATCCAAAGCATGTTCTGCATCGACTATTGCAGCTATCCCTCCAAGCTTTTGCACCTCTGCTATTGCGTGAAGAGCAAGCGTGGTTTTTCCACTTGCCTCTGGGCCGTATATCTCCACTATCCTGCCTCTTGGATATCCTCCAACTCCTGTTGCTATATCTAAAGCCAATGAACCTGTTGGAACAACTTCAACAGGTGTAACCTGGGTTTCTTCCCCCAAGATCATTATCGAACCTTTTCCAAAGGTGGTCTCGATTTTCTTTATGGCTTTTTCCAAGACCTCGAGTTTTTCCTTTTTCTCTTTTTCATTCATACTTGATTACGCCTCCTTCGAATTGGCATTCGTACAACTTTTTATAAATTGGACCTGATGGCGTTAGCGTTGAAGAATAAACGGCAAATCTGTCAACTGCAACCAATATTGGTTCGTAGGTTATATCCTCCAAAAGCGCTTTCCACGCTGGCGGAAGAGGATCTTTCACCCTGCCGATGGTTATGTGGGGGGTGAACTTCTTTTCAAAGGAAAAGTTGTGCTTTGAAAGCTCTGCCTCCATTTCTTCGTAAAGTTTTTGAAGGGCTTGGTTTGTTCTAACACCAAGCCATATCACCGCAGGTTTGTTGTTTTTGACGAAATACCCCAGTTTTTCAACGTGGTAGTAAAACGATGGGAAACCTTTTATTCGATCGTAAAGATGCCTCGTTATCTCGTCAACCTTTTTTGGATCAACCTCACCAAGGAAAAACAGCGTTAAATGTACATTTTCCCTGCTGACCCAATTGGCTTTAAAGCCTCTTCGCATCAGTTTTTCAACAATTTGCATGGCGACGTCTCTGACCTGTTCGTTGACATCAATTGCTATGAAAGTTCTCACCTCGATCCCCCCAGTGCAGTTTTGTTCTGGTAAACATAAATAACCAGCGACAAAATCGTCAAAAATGCACTCAAGTAGATCAACAAAGCAGTAAACCATTCAAGTTTGAGTCCAAAGGCATTTGAGAACAAAACGAAAATTAAAAGAATCATTTGAACGAATGTTTTCGCTTTTCCATAAATGTTTGCTTGAATGACAACACCGTTGTTTGCAGCAAGGATCCTCACCGCACTTATGACTGTATCCCTTGATACGAAAAGAGCAACAAGCCAAGCTGGAACCTTCGGTATCAAAGCTATCATGACGCCGTTGACGAAGACTTTGTCTGCTATTTGGTCGAAAACTTTTCCAAAGTTTGTCACTTGGTTCAACTTGCGAGCTGCTAAACCATCGAAATAGTCGGTTAAGGCGCCGACGATGAACAGAAAAAGCGCCGGTTTCCAATGGCCAAGGGCTATGATCGGAAACATCGGTATGATCAAAAACATTCGAAAAAGTGTTAAAAAGTTTGCCAGGTTCATTCCACTAACACTCCCTTCAGATCATATTCCGTGGTGGAAGTTATCAAAACGGTGTAGAAATCTTTTGGTTTTATTCTCTTTGTTTTCTCCACCAAAACAACCCCATCGATTTCTGGTGCATCCAAATGGCTTCTACCGATGTAATAGTTTTTGTTGGAAGATTCTACAAGGATACGAAGCTTTTTGTTTAAAAATCGCTTCAACCTTTCTTCGGAAATTTCGCTTTGAAGAAGCATTACTTCCTCTTGCCTTTGACTTGCCACTTCGTGTGGGACTTTTTCGGGAAATTGGCTTGCAACTGTTCCTTCTTCTTCAGAGTAAATGAAACAACCAAGTCTGTCGAACTTTGCTTCTTGCAGAAAATTCAAAAGTTGTTCAAAATCTTCGTCGGTTTCACCTGGAAAACCAACTATGATACTGGTTCTTATCGCACTGTCTGGATTGATTTTTCTTATTTTTTCTATCAGTTCCAAAAGCTGTTCTGCTGTTTTTGTCCTTCCCATTCTTTTCAAAATTTTGTCGCTACCGTGTTGCACGGGTATATCGAGGTACGGCAAAACCTTTTCCAAACCAAGCATCGCTTCAATGATTTCATCCGTCAAATGATCGGGATGAAGGTACATCACCCTTATGGTGAAATCTTTTTCAAGTTTGTTGAGCCTTTCAAGAAGCGTTGGAAGGGAAGGTTTACCGTAAAGGTCAACACCGTAGGCGGTTGTATCTTGCGCCACCAGGATTAGTTCTTTCACGCCTTGTTCTATGAGTTCTGCGGCTTCTTTTTCTATACTTTCAAGCGTTCGACTTTTGAAAGCTCCTTTGAAGGCCGGGATAGAGCAAAAAGTGCAGGCTCTATCGCAACCATCGGCGATTTTAATGTAAGCAAAGGTTTTTCCCTTTTCACACCTTGACGATTCTTCGTAAACGGTGATGGGATCTTTGACAAGGAACTTTACGCGGTTTTCAACAGCATCGGCAACTTCGCTTGGGGGTAAAATCCCGTACCAAGCGTCAACTTCAGGTATTTCCTTTGCAAGTTCATCGGCGTACCTTTGAACAAGACAACCCTTTACACAAAGAAAAAAGTTGTGCTTCGATTTAAACTGCGCAAAGGTTAATATTTCGTCTATTGCTTCCTTTTTTGCATCTTCTATGAATGCGCATGTATCTATTATTATTACATCGGCTTTTTTTGCATCCTTTACGATCTCATGGCCCCGGTGGCGTAGTATCGCCTCCAGGACATTGCAATCTGCCTCGTTCTTTGGACAACCTAAAACCTTTATTCCTATTTTCATTGATTTCATCACCCTTTAGCAACCGTTTTCTTTTCTCGATGTAAAGTTTGCGGATGTGTTCAAGTTCTTTTTTGTAAACCTCGCTTTGATAATTTGGATAGGTAAATTCCCAATGTCTAAATTCACCAGACAAGTACATCAAAGTCACTTCTGCGTAAATGCCGTTTTTCAAATAGATCCTGTTTGCCCAAGGCTTTGTTGAAGCCAAGACAAAATTCATGTGGTGAACATAACCCGGATCAAGGTTGAACCTTCTTTTTCCCTCAACTGCGTATTTTTTCTCAAGCCAATTCGTGTAGATTTTTACATCCGCTAAAAGTGATGGATGTATTAACTTTTCAAAGCTCAAAAGCTTTCCAGTCAAATTAGATCCCAATTCGTCGTTGTAATAAGCTGTGTAAATTCCAAATGGTAGTTCTGGTGAAATGTAATCGATCGGTCCAAATTTTTCTTCAAGTTCTCCTCTTAACTCGTTGATCCAATAGTCCACGTATTGTGAGAATATGAAAATCACAAGGTTTACAAGCTCAACTTTCTTTATTTCTCCCACACGATCACCTCGAAGTTCTCAGCCAAAATTCTCCATTCTTTGGACATTGTTCTAATCGCGCAAACACCTTTGTTGTTGGTGACCTTGTACCTTTTACCAACCTGCAGCAAAACGGTTTCGTTTGGATTCAAAGCAAGTCCTTCGAAGTAAACCACATCGTTTGACAAGTTGATGAACTTTATGTTCATGTTCTTCAAGGTTTTGAAGAAGTTATAACCTGAGTAAACAAAAAAGATCAACGAAGCTGCAAATAATCCAACCAGCAAAAATTTTCCAAGGTCACCGTTTAAAAAACTTTTTGAAGTTGGCTTTGGTTCAACTTTTTTTGGTTCATATACTTCAAGGATTTCTTCCGGCTTTAGCCCGACCAACGTTGCATACTCTTTAATGTACTGTTTGACATAAAACGGTGCATCGACTCGGTCAAAGGCACCTTCTTCGATCATTCTGATCTTCCATGCCGGTATTTTTAAAGCTTCGGCTACTTGCTCAACGCTTAAATCTTTTTCTTCTCTGGCATTTTTCAACTTTTCCCCTATGGTTTTCCACTTTTCCACTTTCACCACTTCCCAGTCAATAAAAATTATACCAGCTCAAGTTCTCTTAAGCCATCCGTTGACAAAAGATGTTTACCGGGATTTTTAAGACAACGTTCGATAGCCGAAAGCACCAACAACTTGTGAGTAGGATTTTCAACGTAGTCTATCGTGTCTCCGTCTATTATCAAAGTGTTTGAATGATCAGTTTCGTTGAACGTTTGGTCGTAAAAAAATTTGAGTTTTTCCCAATAGCTTTTTTCAACGTTTATTTCGTAATGCCTTCCACGCTTTTGGATTCTTTTTACAGCGGTGTCCACACTACACTTTATGTAGACAAGAAGCTTGCTTGGTTGAACGATCTTGTTAAAGGTTCGATAGAAACTTTCGTATATTTCGTACTCCAATTCGTCCAAAAGTCCTAGCTCTTTTTGCATTTTCACAAACACAAAATCGCCCATCATCGAGCGATCCATGACGGCTTTTTCAACGGAATTTGCTTGATTTATCTGTAAAAA
Proteins encoded in this region:
- a CDS encoding regulatory protein RecX translates to MDEQMFEKALERAKRLLKYRLRSKWELKIRLLEAGFDEAIVEKVIQELEKKGIINDEKFAKLFADHMLNVEGYGPFRIKMKLKELKVDEATVEKAIDEVLRENDVLQIMKRILNLHRVDKSKAREYLFRRGFTPDLLELLDTEVGGADE
- the recA gene encoding recombinase RecA, whose translation is MNEKEKKEKLEVLEKAIKKIETTFGKGSIMILGEETQVTPVEVVPTGSLALDIATGVGGYPRGRIVEIYGPEASGKTTLALHAIAEVQKLGGIAAIVDAEHALDPTYAKALGVDLKTLLISQPDYGEQALEIVDELVRSNAVDLVVVDSVAALVPRVEIEGSMGDLQVGLQARLMSQALRKIAGSVSRSKAIVIFTNQIRMRIGVMYGSPETTTGGLALKFYASLRIEVRKGEPIKEGTEIIGNTVNAKVVKNKVAPPFKKADFDIIYGKGIVRENEIFNVGVAEGLIQRKGSWFFYVSDSGKEYTLGQGKSNVVAFLQENPQIADEIENKIRQKYNLPLIKRADNG
- the thpR gene encoding RNA 2',3'-cyclic phosphodiesterase, which produces MRTFIAIDVNEQVRDVAMQIVEKLMRRGFKANWVSRENVHLTLFFLGEVDPKKVDEITRHLYDRIKGFPSFYYHVEKLGYFVKNNKPAVIWLGVRTNQALQKLYEEMEAELSKHNFSFEKKFTPHITIGRVKDPLPPAWKALLEDITYEPILVAVDRFAVYSSTLTPSGPIYKKLYECQFEGGVIKYE
- the pgsA gene encoding CDP-diacylglycerol--glycerol-3-phosphate 3-phosphatidyltransferase translates to MNLANFLTLFRMFLIIPMFPIIALGHWKPALFLFIVGALTDYFDGLAARKLNQVTNFGKVFDQIADKVFVNGVMIALIPKVPAWLVALFVSRDTVISAVRILAANNGVVIQANIYGKAKTFVQMILLIFVLFSNAFGLKLEWFTALLIYLSAFLTILSLVIYVYQNKTALGGSR
- the rimO gene encoding 30S ribosomal protein S12 methylthiotransferase RimO translates to MKIGIKVLGCPKNEADCNVLEAILRHRGHEIVKDAKKADVIIIDTCAFIEDAKKEAIDEILTFAQFKSKHNFFLCVKGCLVQRYADELAKEIPEVDAWYGILPPSEVADAVENRVKFLVKDPITVYEESSRCEKGKTFAYIKIADGCDRACTFCSIPAFKGAFKSRTLESIEKEAAELIEQGVKELILVAQDTTAYGVDLYGKPSLPTLLERLNKLEKDFTIRVMYLHPDHLTDEIIEAMLGLEKVLPYLDIPVQHGSDKILKRMGRTKTAEQLLELIEKIRKINPDSAIRTSIIVGFPGETDEDFEQLLNFLQEAKFDRLGCFIYSEEEGTVASQFPEKVPHEVASQRQEEVMLLQSEISEERLKRFLNKKLRILVESSNKNYYIGRSHLDAPEIDGVVLVEKTKRIKPKDFYTVLITSTTEYDLKGVLVE
- a CDS encoding DUF4416 family protein — translated: MGEIKKVELVNLVIFIFSQYVDYWINELRGELEEKFGPIDYISPELPFGIYTAYYNDELGSNLTGKLLSFEKLIHPSLLADVKIYTNWLEKKYAVEGKRRFNLDPGYVHHMNFVLASTKPWANRIYLKNGIYAEVTLMYLSGEFRHWEFTYPNYQSEVYKKELEHIRKLYIEKRKRLLKGDEINENRNKGFRLSKERGRLQCPGGDTTPPGP
- a CDS encoding helix-turn-helix domain-containing protein translates to MEKWKTIGEKLKNAREEKDLSVEQVAEALKIPAWKIRMIEEGAFDRVDAPFYVKQYIKEYATLVGLKPEEILEVYEPKKVEPKPTSKSFLNGDLGKFLLVGLFAASLIFFVYSGYNFFKTLKNMNIKFINLSNDVVYFEGLALNPNETVLLQVGKRYKVTNNKGVCAIRTMSKEWRILAENFEVIVWEK
- a CDS encoding deoxynucleoside kinase, yielding MLEIVVEGTVGAGKTALVEILEKEMGMIGFYEMGDPIADRILERYYTDKRRWCLTMELFFLHKRFLQINQANSVEKAVMDRSMMGDFVFVKMQKELGLLDELEYEIYESFYRTFNKIVQPSKLLVYIKCSVDTAVKRIQKRGRHYEINVEKSYWEKLKFFYDQTFNETDHSNTLIIDGDTIDYVENPTHKLLVLSAIERCLKNPGKHLLSTDGLRELELV